Below is a window of Sporosarcina ureae DNA.
TACATTATTTGAGTGATGACAAGTTAACACTTGTCTTCTGATATTAAAAATCCCAAAAAAATATGATAGGATAGGTGACTTGACAAATGAGCACAATTCAGTCGAAATCAAGAGAAACTGACAAGAAATCAGTAAGCGAATTACGAAAAAATGGATGGATTCCTTCCGTAGTTTATGGTTACAAAACGGAAAGCACACCAATCGCAGTAAAAGAACGCGATCTTCTAGACACACTTCGTGAAACAGGAAGAAATGGCGTAATCAAATTGACTGTTGAAGATAAAGATGTAAACGTTGTACTAAACGATTACCAGTCTGACGTATTGACTGGTTTCCTTACACACGCTGACTTCTTAGCGATCAACATGACAGAAGAGCTTGAAGTAGACGTAGCAATCAACCTAGTTGGAACTTCTCCAGGTGAAAAAGAAGGCGGAACTGTTCAACAACCAGTATGGGAAGTTACAATCCGCGTAAAACCTTCTGATATTCCTGATCATATCGACGTTGATGTTTCTGAACTTCAAATCGGAGAAACGATTCTTGTTAGCGATATTCGCGACAAAGTGAAGTTTGAAATCCTAACTGAAGATGAAGTAGGATTAGTAACAATCTCTGCACCACGTACTGAAGCTGAACTAGAAGCATTGGATGAAGCTACTGAAAGCACTGAAGCAGAGCCGGAAGTAATCGGTGAAGATAAAGAAGAAAAATAAGTTACAAAATGGGCGCACGAGTGTAAACCGTGCGCTCCTTTTCTATGTATATATATCGTTTAGAAAAGGAAGAGAAAAACATGAAATTACTAATTGGTCTCGGAAATCCCGGGAAGAACTATGAAAACACGCGTCACAATATTGGATTTCAAGTCATTGATGAATTAGCTAAACGCTTTCAAGCACCAGCGTTCCAGCAAAAGTTTAATGGGCTATTTACAACTGTCCATACGTCTGAAGGTAAAGTGATTTTACTGAAGCCGATGACGTATATGAACTTGTCTGGAGAATGCGTTCGCCCTTTAGCGGATTATTTTGAAGTAAATGATGAAGAAATTGTTGTGTTATACGATGATTTAGATTTACCTGCAGGAAAGATTCGACTTCGACAAAAAGGAAGTGCTGGCGGCCACAATGGCATGAAATCGCTCATTGCACACCTAGGCACGTCTGAATTCAATCGTATCCGTATCGGTGTTGACCGTCCGACTGGTGGTATGAAAGTCGCTGACTATGTATTATCCCCGTTTAGCAAAGACGAGCAGCCATTGATTGAAGATGCGATACAAAAAAGTGCAGATGCTTGTGAAGAATGGACGACAAAAAAGACACCATTCCTCGAAGTGATGAATAAATTTAACGGATAAGCATAATACGGACACTCTTTGCCTATACTTTGAAAAAGGAAGGTGAAGAGAGTATGATCCGTTATTCTTGCAATCACTGCCAGACGGAAATGGGTTCCATTCCATTTGAATCAGCCAAGGAAACTATTAGTCAGTTAGACGACGCAGATAAAAGTTCATATTTATCCGTAGATCCGGATGGTGGCTTGCACATACGATGTATTTGTGAACACTGCGAGCAATCATTGCAGACGTTCCCGGATTATTACACCTTAAAGAAATGGTTACAATAAGTAACAGATGCTTTGGCGCTGATTGCCAAAGCTTTTTGTGCATAAAGTATTCTGAACGACATAAATAGATGCACTAATTTAATAGATAAGGAGGAGGAGTCGAGTGGGAGTAATAGAACAACTTTTTCTGGAAGAGAAAGAGATTCAAGGCTTGCTGAACGATTTAGAAGATGGACAGGATCAGCAGTTGATTACAGGTCTTTCAGGTGGTTCCAAAGCGATTTTCTTTAAATTAATTCAGCAGTCACTGACACGTCCTGTCTTGATCGTCTCACCCAATATGCTGCAGGCACAACGAACATATGAAGATTTAAGTAAATTGGTTAGTGATGAGCATATTCACTTGTATACAGCGGAAGAATTAGTTGCCGCAGACTTTTCATTCGCTAGTTATGAACTGCGTGCAGGCAGGATTGACACGTTAGATCACATGGCGCGTACAGGCAGTGGTATATATATCACGCCAGTCGCGGGCTTGCGCAAGTTATTGCCGTCAAAGGAGCGCTGGTTGGCGCACTATGTAACGGCTACGACAGATGACGAGATTGATATAGGGATTTGGCTCGAGAAGCTGGTATCCATGGGCTATATACGAAAAGACCTGGTGAGTGCACCGGGTGAATTTGCGTTGCGTGGTGGAATATTAGACGTCTATCCGCTGACGATGGCAGAACCTGTACGTATTGAGTTATTCGATACGACGATTGATTCGATCCGAACATTTTCGGCAGAAGATCAGCGTTCTACAGGTAAATTGAATTCAATTACTTT
It encodes the following:
- a CDS encoding 50S ribosomal protein L25/general stress protein Ctc, with translation MSTIQSKSRETDKKSVSELRKNGWIPSVVYGYKTESTPIAVKERDLLDTLRETGRNGVIKLTVEDKDVNVVLNDYQSDVLTGFLTHADFLAINMTEELEVDVAINLVGTSPGEKEGGTVQQPVWEVTIRVKPSDIPDHIDVDVSELQIGETILVSDIRDKVKFEILTEDEVGLVTISAPRTEAELEALDEATESTEAEPEVIGEDKEEK
- the pth gene encoding aminoacyl-tRNA hydrolase, whose product is MKLLIGLGNPGKNYENTRHNIGFQVIDELAKRFQAPAFQQKFNGLFTTVHTSEGKVILLKPMTYMNLSGECVRPLADYFEVNDEEIVVLYDDLDLPAGKIRLRQKGSAGGHNGMKSLIAHLGTSEFNRIRIGVDRPTGGMKVADYVLSPFSKDEQPLIEDAIQKSADACEEWTTKKTPFLEVMNKFNG
- a CDS encoding anti-sigma-F factor Fin codes for the protein MIRYSCNHCQTEMGSIPFESAKETISQLDDADKSSYLSVDPDGGLHIRCICEHCEQSLQTFPDYYTLKKWLQ